The following nucleotide sequence is from Aspergillus luchuensis IFO 4308 DNA, chromosome 1, nearly complete sequence.
TGTTTTCGACGATCATATGATCCTGTCGGGTGCGTCCTTCTTTGATGAAGAACAGCTTTATACTGCCATGGAAGCCTTCGGGGAGACCGACATGGCTAGCGAGACTGCTATTGAGACCCCGGTGCCGCGCCGGGTGCACTTCCAGGAAGACTCGGACTCCTCGTCTGATAGTGATTCCCATACCGAGGATGAGATTCCCAGTGATTTCCTCCAGCAGGATAGTCTCGATCCCCAGTTGCGTCGCATGATCGACAATGATAATGAAAATTTATCCCGCCGCCGGCGTCAGTCTGAGGAGATGTATGCCGAGTCAGACTACGGGCATTCCAACATTTATCACGTGGAATCCGATGCCATCTCCGAGGGTTCGGAGTCAAGCGGCTATGAAAGTATGCATGAAGCTGGTCAACCCCGCACACTCCACTTGCTGACACGTTTGAagccgatgatggcgagactacagatgaagatcttcccCCTCCTGCCACCATCACGCATCCTAGATCTATCCTGCGTCGTGATTCTTCGGCCTCGTTGGCGCCCACAGGTGATGAGAAGAGCGAAACGACTTCTCGTCGGCGAGGACCGATTATGGGGACATTTGTCGCCGACCCTCATAAGCCTGTTGCACTTGTCGACTGCACTGGCAAGCACCTCGTGATTATTCCCGCTTATGCCTCCTCTCGCCATGATTGGCTTGAATCTGCCACGAATAGCGCCTGCAATACTGCTCATAACAGTCCACGGGCTACTACCATGCATCTTATTGACGAAAGCGATACGGATGCCCTCGCATCGCCCAACCATGCAGATCTGAGCCCCATGCTTGCATCAAGTGCTAATCTTATGATGACTGCCCTCGGTAATGATCTTGCTCCAGGTGGTCAGGTAATGGGCCCCCCCGAGGCGTTCTATCCATCCCGTGATTTTGCTATCGATAGCTCCTtcgaggacgacgatgaggatgatccgGAATCGGCTTTGAATGTCGAAGACTTCATTGACTTCGGTGATGGGTCATCTGATGACGAGATGGATAAGGCGTTCGACGAAGAAGCGCTGATGTCGCCAATGACTGCTCGGCCCCTACAACTCGGCACAGGCACACCGACCCCTAATCGCGGTGCCGACTCCCAGCAGGCCAGCAGTGCGGAACGATTCCTGAACCACCTGGACCGTGGCATCGTTACCGCGTTCCGCCGGAATCACAACCGCTACCAAGCACTGTTGCGTCTCCCACAGCATCGGGAGTTTATGCCGGCCAATTCGCCTTCTCGCCCTGCTAGCGTCTTCAGACATGCACGCCATGCAGACCAACGCACCCCCACGCGCAAGCGCAAAGCTAGTGGGTACAACGGCGGGGAAGCGGTCCGACGAAAGCTGATGGACGCCCACCGCCACACCCAGCTTCCTTTCTAAAACTACAATTCGACACTGCGCGATACCCTGATATCTCTGATTTGAGGCGAACATAGCGTGCCTGGATTTCCACCAATTCCGAGGACATATTGAACATTTGTACATGGATTTAGAGTCTGTGTTTCTAGCATAGACGGTGATGTGTTTGTTACATCGGGAATGTGGGTTGGTTGATCCAGCCCCATTCTCTACCATCGGCGGGTGTTCTGCATGGCTTCTCTCCCACAGAATTaggtcttctttctcttcttactCTTGTGGTCGGCAAGACGGGGGATATCTCATGGCCAAAAGTTCGAGTTTGATGACATTTGATTTCTGGAGTTGATCAAAGGATATACCTTGTGTTACGAAGAcctgttgcttttctttgttctacCTTGATTTCCTCCGTTTGATGACATGTATGCAGTGCTACGGCGTCTTAAGCACACGGAAATGCAAATATGAAAATATTTTAAGCAACCGACTAGTAACGTAGTTTTCCTAAAATTTCCAGGTAGCATCGAGTAACTATAGCCTCTAGGCAGCCATCAGGCCATTAAGCCATTGATGATGGCATTGCCCTTCCCTCTTGCAAGTAATATTTGTGTCAGTGCTCAACCCAAAGGAAATGAAGCAATACCACCCTATGCAAGCCATAACAAGGGCCAGGAGTAAACGACACGATCCAAGACCCCTAACGCGATGGTCAGACAGAGCCATTGTGCGACGCGCCAGGGgtaaagtagtagttctCTCGTCATCGCTTTGTACACGAGCGTTTAGCAGGTTGCACAACCACCTCCTGTGGAGACAAGCCTGCTGAAGTCCGAACCAATCAATCCTATGCGAGCGCATAAATCAGATCGTACAGcatatatgcatgcatgctcTATCACAATGCTCACATCacaaacccaaacccaaacgCAGAGTTGCATGGTATTTTCGTGGAATGTGGAGGCGGTGGCCCAGGCTCTGAAGGGTTGGATTCCAAGGTGGTATTCTGGCGCTGGGGTTCCCTAGGTCACCTAGTTGGTCTACGTCGATTAGAGTCTACATGGCTGTCAATTCCTTGATTTTCTTCCATCAGCTATCTTGCTGTGGCGTGGCGGTGATTGTAGTCGGGGAACTCTTGGATTGAAGTCTCGGCGGTTACCTGGTGAATGGGAATGCGTGCTGCCCTCACTTCTCTCTAGTACGCTGTAGATCGGTTGAAGtttgtttctctttctgaTTCGGATTGGGGTGAACTGGGCTCTTCCAGTGTcgtaagattattattagaatggGAACCGAATGGATAATATTGGCAGTTGGTAAAGGAGTGATGAATgtgagaggggaaaaggtgTTGTTGGGTCACTGACTGGTCAGGTTTCAGCGCGAGACGCCGGGTTAACTTTaccctctcactctctgcATACAAGCGAGCTTTAGGTGTTGAAGATCGGAGATGCCGCTTTGAGAGGATCGTGCAGAATTAACTACTTCTGTGTGTCGGATGTGATATGAATGGATAGAATTGGACCCTGGCTGGACATTTGACGTGGAGAAGAGACATTGGCGCCGTTTAGGGTCTCATTTGGAGGTGGGACAGTGTGTCTGTCAGTGACAAAGACACATGATCGATCCCTTCttgcttggccttcttcccctcttttcttcccttctacCCTTTTCGTCCTGGATGAATGAGTTCTGTCTGCTGCTTGTTGGGCGCATTCATTCATGATTCTCGTGTCTGATTATTGCTGGCGCATTCGTCGCCAGATGGATGCAGGAATAATAAGTCGATGAATGTCTTGTTGCCATGGATTTAGGTAGAGACTTGTATGTCGTCAGACTGCCAGGCAACGAACAGCCACCAACGCCCCATAGCCCCCTCTTTCACCCGCAAAATAAAgggttcttcatcatcgccccTTATGGACCGATACATCTCTTGGGCTGAGGCAAATACCAGCCTTCGTGGCCCCTGATTGGCGATGAGTTCGCGCTTCTGTCAGGGTCTTTCACCCTGTTCCTGCACTAGCGGCACACCCGGCGCCtctggattggattggtggTTGTAACACCGACTGTGCAGCCATTGACATCTGGCTGGTTGGAGCGTGAATGCTCAATGGGTTGTCTTACTTGCACTTTCAGTCTATTCTGGTGAACGGCAATCGCCATTAATGGCTGTGTTAGGCACACAGCCTTTTGCCATCCCGGTGTTGGTACTTTTAAGGGTCCATCGCCCTCCCTGGTAACAGAATGCTTTGGCTGCTCTGATTTTCCCCTGAAGctgtttcttgttgttgttattgtgtTATTGTTTGTTTGCCCAAGTGGCTTGACACTAGACGCTCGTTCATCTACTATCACTCGTTggcttgttcttgtttcttGTCGTCTTCTTTATAagtctcctcttccgcaacTGGGTGACTTTGAAACAAGTCGACAATCGGCATCTCATTCGACATTCTTTACACTCCTTCGACTACTACTAAGCCCTATTCAATATGAGGGCCGTAGTTCCTCTTTACCTCATCTCGGTCGCCCTTTGGCCGCTTGCAGCTCTTGCTCATCCCAAGGGCTTGGTGAGTGTGCTCTTCCTCTTGTATATGACTGCATGCAAGGCTAATATACATAGTGGTGGGGAACCGATGAATGCTATCCCAGTCCTGGAAAGGCCGACAATGATTGTTCCCAGGATCAGCAAACTGGATTTGACTGGTCTGGGCTGGCTGTCGGCTCCTTCTCAGCCTATGCTGGGTTTGAGTTCTCAggcttctccttgaaagAGAGCTTTGGCGCTTCCTCCAGTGTAAGCATTGCACCTCTCTTGAGTTGGTCAGTAACTAATGGTTCTAGGGAAAATGCATCGTTGGAAAACTTTCCAAGGAAAGATCTTCGGGTCTCAAGATGTCTTCCGGTAAAGACCAGAAGGGATTCTCTGTCAGCAGGTTTCGTCTCGCCACATCCAAGGAAGCCGACGTCCACATTGTCTATAACATGCCTGATGGATCATCCTGCAATGATGTTGTCTCCTGCTCTCCGGGCGGGACAGATGTCACCAATGATCAGTGTGGCGGTTCTGTTTCGGTGAGCTTCAGGCTTGAGGAGGATATTGAAATCGAGACCTGTGATTTGGGTATTTACGAGGTCGAATTCGATTGCTCGCCGAGCCAGGACACCGATACCTCTAGTACCACTGTGCTGCCATCCTCGACCAAATCAAGTAGCTCCTCGACTCCCCTGATTTTGATGCCACCTTCGTCGCCTGCAGCTGCTACAACTTCTGCCCCGACACCAGTCAGGATGACCACGTCCACTGTTTACTCGACAAAGGAGGTGACAATTACAAGCTGCGCACCTACTGTGACGAATTGTCCCGCAAACTCGGTCACTGTGGTCACATCTACAATTGCTGTCTCGACTACTGTATGCCCGGTCACTGAAACTTCTGGAGCTTCTCCGGCAGCGAGTACGTCGGTGAGTACGTCGGCAGGACACCATACCAGCAATCCGATGGTTACGACGTCGATCAGTGTTCCATCCGGCAGCTCCCCTGTTGAGTCCACTTCATCCCATTCGAGCCCGGTCCCTACTAGCCCGGCCGTGTCtactgctcctgctgcatcAGGGCATGGCtcttcagctcctgctgTTGACAAGACCACCGTCGTTACATACGTGACAGTGACCACTTGCCCAGTGACATCCACTGGCTCCGCAGGCGGCTCACTCACCACGTCGGTTGGCACAACCGTCTCTACTGTTACGCTGACCTCGACGTCGACCATCTGCACCAAGTGCATTGCTCCAACTTCTGTTGCCCCTATCTCATCTGGCCCTGTTTCGGCTCCTGAGCGGACTACTACTGTTGTCACTTATGAGACTGTAACCACTTGTCCTGTGACCAATGTTGTTACCTCAGGTGGTGTTCCTATCACCTCGGTTACCAGCACAGTATCAACCATGACCGTGACCTCAGTGTCCACTGTCACACCAACTGCTGTCTCCAGCTCTGCTCACGGTCCAACTGGCGTTGCTCCCATCTCCTCCGGACCTGTCTCCATCCCCGAGAGCACGACAACCGTGGTTACATATGAGACCCTTACTACATGTCCAGTGACCACTGTAGTGACCTCGAGCGGAAAGCCAGTGACTTCAGTCACTAGTACCATCTCAACAGTGACATTGACCTCGGTGTCCACATACTGCCCCAAGTGTACCGCCGGCCCGACATCTGTTGGTCCTATCACTACTGCGCCTGAGAGCACCACAACTATTGTGACCTGGGAGACCGTGACCACGTGTCCTGTGACTTCGGTCGTGACCTCAAGTGGCAAGGCCATCACTTCAGTCACTAGCACtgtctccaccatcaccatgacaGCAACGTCTACAATTCCAAACACAGTTGTACCCACGGGCAAGTCCCCAGCCACCAGCACCGGTGCCAGCGGTGTCTCGACGCCCGCCCCATCCGCACCGTGCCCCAATGTGGTGCCCAAGTGCATCAACACCTGGATGAACCTGCTTCCCGAGTGCAGTTCCAACAGCGATATCAGCTGCTACTGCCCATCGGACGATTTCACCAACAAGGTCATTTCCTGCATACAAGCCTGGGGAGCTTCCCAGGCCGAAGTCCAGGCTGCTCTGTCCTATTTCACCGGTATCTGCGCCGCCTATGTACCGCAAAACCCAGGCATCGTTACGGTCATCCCAACTTCGATCACCCTCGGCGCCGGCGCCACCGGTGCCGCTCCAGTCACTGGTATAGCAGTCCACTCAATCACCGGCAGTGTCGCACCGACCACCAAGCCAGCCACTGCTGCACCTGTCGCGTCCACCGTCGTCACCTACTCTACCTGGACTGTGACCGTGCCTAGTGTCGTATTCACGACCGCCTCAGGAAGCGCCAAGACAACCGTGAGCCTTGTGCCAGGCGGTCCAACTGGCGTCTCGGCAAGTTCAAGCCGTATCTCCAACCCCTGGGCTTCCTCGACTCTCGCTACCTTCTCCGGCCGGCCAACAACGTCTCCTTCACCTAGCCACACACTCGTGCTGTCCAACAAGGCGTCTAAGGAGAATAACTCTtcaggatggtggtggactATTGCCGTCGCTGCTCTTTTGGGcatttactaattataatcagTTGAGGGGAGTGAACAGATTGGAGTTGTAAATTGCGATGATATGTCATCGTCCCGGTGTATTTAAAGGatctttgctttgcttgtaAACAACCAGGTTGCTTGCTTCATTATGTTATTCAATTGCTGTGCCCGGTACTTGAACCTATATATTATCGTAGGTTTGCAGTTAGTAGATGGACTACATCTGATAGCCAGATCAGATGACCACTCTTATTTTCTAATCACTGCCAGTCATAGATAACTTCGTGCCCACAGACGTATCACGCAATACCAATCCTCCCCGAAGAATATAAAGCCATGATATATACTAGCCACACAGTCCGCACCAGCCACATTCCAAGTCCCGTGTCCGTCACGATCGGTTCCATCTTCGATTTTATCATACATATATCCATTACTCTATACAGTCTCCGTAGGTAAATTCTTCCTGATTCATTCTATTGCACAACTATCCAAGTATGTTTGCTCCACGGAAGCATTTCTCAAGGACCATATCATCTCTCGCACCAGGAACTACTCTCCAAGGCGCCTCTTGGAACTACCGATTACTCAAACCCGTAGTGGGAGATAGCACGCATACCTCAACTGTCTTCAAAGCTGAGGTTATCCCGCATGAGAATACACGGCACGCTCCCCAAGCTCCCAAAGGTCTGCTGTGCTGCATCATGGATCATAACCTGGCCCGGCACTAACTGTACTATATCAGGGCTCTGATCAAAACATCCCCACCCGGCGCCATAACCGCACTAGAGAACATGAAGCGTGAGCGACAAGCCTATCGTCTTCCTGGTGTCGCCTCTTCGGGGTGCTTCCGAAAGATGTACGATGAGATTGACAGTAGCACTATCGCCTTGGAATGGCTGGACACCACTCTTGCAGAGGTAAAATACCAGCCTAGCATGCGTAGCTACTCACTCGTCGTGGCCTTTATGAAAGCAGCATTGACTAGTTGTATCGTACTGGAAGGCTACGGGTGTGTGAACACAGGTACAGAATTCCTATCGTGAGAAGATTAACATTTACTAATCCCATAACCTTTCCCAGACTACAAGCCCGCAAACATCCTGCTCTCTGGCATTGAGACCGGCTATATAACAGCTAAAGTGGGAGATTTAGGACTTGGTGAGCCTGCCTTTATACCCGCAAGGCCactctgtttctttttttttgtacTGATAGACCGACTTTCAGTGGTGCCATCTGGCAGTCTTCTCAACGCACAACCATATGCGATGCGCGCTCCGGAAGTCTTCCTAGGCCAAGCATGCGCTGAGCCCTCCCAGGCCTGGGCAATTGCCGCGATGCTGCTTTGCTGGATAAAGCCGGGAGTACTGGGCGTGTGGGATAGTCCACATCCCTTCATTAATGACGCTTGGTGCATGGCGAAGATCAAGCGACTATTCCCTCATTGGAAGATCCCACACTCTGACGATGTGGAGGGTCATTCGCTGAAAGCTGCAGTAGATGCTGCTAAGAGTTTCAGTAAGGAAGTGTCAGAGTTGCAAGCAATCTCACCGTTGTGTGAGGAAATACGTAAGGTGGAAATGCCTCGGCAATTAAGGGATCTTCTTCGATTAATGCTGGTGGTTGATCCAGTCCAAAGGCCTTCCGCCTCATCTGTGTTAGCGTCGTGATTTTAAGGGCCTTGCTTGATATATTGATGATTACTAGTACTTGCCTTCATTGTATTTGATCCTATgttcttataatatagtcGACTTCGATGTCATATCCAGACTTCGTCAATCCTTTCTACAATCATCATTCTAGGAAAGTGATAATCATGTTTCCTTGTCCCAAATATCATCAGCACCATTCCTGTGCTCCGTAACATTGTAAACCAAACATCCGTCACTAAGGAACCACAACTATATCATGTTATGCAAGTACAAACTATAGTAGCTGTGCGGGTAGGTTTGTGTTGTAGAAAAATAGTACTCACtgtatgttatgtatgtactTAAGTACTTACTTCATATCAATCCACCCCACTACTAGCATATATGACACTAGCTTTGCTGGTACATGATAGTAACTAAACTAGATCAACAGAGAGTATAGGTGCTAAATGTGGTCTGATGGACAAGTGTGCATTCTTAACTGCTTGGATAGCCAGAACTGAGCCTGTGAACTAAGCAATCGCTTACAAATAATCCGTGATAGTTCACCAAGTAACCACCAAACAACCTCTACAGTTATTCAAGGGTAAGTAAGCCCCGGCGGGGCACAGTTAAGAGGGATAATAACAAACACGTCCAGCGAGCATGTACAGTTCACTTCATTCCTTCCCTACTGACTAACATACCTActgactacttacttactgcCTACCTCATTCGTGTCATATCCAATGAAGCAAGCAGGGCAAATTCTATCACCAGTCAACGCCGTCCCAGGACAATACCAGTCCGAAGCAAAGCAATATAGACGTAGAGCAGAATCACAAGTCTCAGAaaagtatactactactggcTGACTCTAGTAAACAATCCGGGTCAGAGATATTCAAGGTGAGAAGATCACTGATGAGAAAAGGAgataaggaaaagaagaagaaaaaaggtatGACAGGAGATTCATGCTCTGTCCAAACAAATGCCACCATACAAGCAGGCAGCCAATGTCAATTAATCCCAACGCCCGTCAAAGTGGTATTTGTTAAGTACTCCCGCTACCCATCCTGTTTGCACCTACCCCGGTTAGCCAATGTCTTGGCTAGCCTTAAACGCCTGTGGTATTGTTGGTTTCGCAAATAGAGGCTACATGGCTAGCCCGTTTTGGTTTTCTTCGTTGAACGCTCGTTGCTTGTTACATCGCCGTTGTCCTTCCTTAATGGATACAGATGCATGCCCATTTCGGTGGGAAAGTCGGGATGCAGCATGTTGAACCGATTAGGGTCCTGCGGCACTCCGTCCACGTCTGAGGGGATTGTCTCAACCAAGAGCTGGACGAGTGTGCGATCCACGAATCCCGCAGGCTTGTTATGCAACCGGTCGATGCGCGCCCAGTCGTCATCGACTTCCTCGTTCATCAAAGGAGGCAAGGGAGGCGCGCCGCTGTTGCTTGAACGCGCGTGATAGTTGGCTAGGATATTGTAGGGGAGACTAGGGCGTACAGCGGGCTTGTCCGACAGCTCCGCCAGCGCGTTCAAAGCGTGATTTCCATGCCCCCGCGTGGACCGCGTGGCGTGGAAGTTCTGACTGGCTGTGCGAGCCATATCAGCCGCAGGAGTGCCATTGTCCTCGGCACCCGTCCCGTCCACCCCCGAACCATCGTCGGCATCGGTGTTGTTACCGTTTGTAGCCGCTCCAGACGGCTGGTCCGCACGTTTTGACgtcgagaagaagtggaCTGTCGCAATGTGTGCAGCATTGGCATGAGCACCAAGCTCCCTCTCCGTAAAGAGAGAATTGATGGAGTAAGACGgcgcttgctgctgctgggccgCCTGGGCCTTGGCGCGCTCGGCGGGGTTGGTCTCGCGCACAGGCGAGcccacatcctcatcagccgCCTTTCTCTTGCGCTTATTGAAATGCTCTGACATGATCCCATTGCCGAGCTCGTCCAAATCGACGCGGTGGCGGGTGTGACGAGTCTTGCGGTTTCCGTGAATCCCGCCCGGACTGGCAGGATTGGTAATGCTGAACTGATTGGGGTGCAGGAGAAGGGCATTGGTATCCGCCAGATCCAACTGCTCTTTTTCTCGCATCAAGCGAGCCCTCTTGCCCGAAATCGTTTGAACAAGACGCTCCCGAAGGGTAAGCGACAAGTTATTGTATTCTTCCTCC
It contains:
- a CDS encoding Sds3 domain-containing protein (COG:S;~EggNog:ENOG410PMSZ;~InterPro:IPR013907;~PFAM:PF08598), with the translated sequence MAYSPGPTSPVHGNGAPMMANNLQSRGRSTSPPTSVPLSKRDKRRSALQERLHDLTASFSQNRDTQFRQQLHALQCDMTLINNADPYEPGPLPDSAEDIARLIENTVGGGKFAKEMASLAGMWYSRFVQEVNQVKAEKDADLAMLVHRHNHNLERFKQEYAFRVHFAEEEYNNLSLTLRERLVQTISGKRARLMREKEQLDLADTNALLLHPNQFSITNPASPGGIHGNRKTRHTRHRVDLDELGNGIMSEHFNKRKRKAADEDVGSPVRETNPAERAKAQAAQQQQAPSYSINSLFTERELGAHANAAHIATVHFFSTSKRADQPSGAATNGNNTDADDGSGVDGTGAEDNGTPAADMARTASQNFHATRSTRGHGNHALNALAELSDKPAVRPSLPYNILANYHARSSNSGAPPLPPLMNEEVDDDWARIDRLHNKPAGFVDRTLVQLLVETIPSDVDGVPQDPNRFNMLHPDFPTEMGMHLYPLRKDNGDVTSNERSTKKTKTG
- a CDS encoding uncharacterized protein (COG:S;~EggNog:ENOG410PS58;~InterPro:IPR000719,IPR011009;~PFAM:PF00069;~go_function: GO:0004672 - protein kinase activity [Evidence IEA];~go_function: GO:0005524 - ATP binding [Evidence IEA];~go_process: GO:0006468 - protein phosphorylation [Evidence IEA]); amino-acid sequence: MKRERQAYRLPGVASSGCFRKMYDEIDSSTIALEWLDTTLAEVKYQPSMRSYSLVVAFMKAALTSCIVLEGYGCVNTDYKPANILLSGIETGYITAKVGDLGLVVPSGSLLNAQPYAMRAPEVFLGQACAEPSQAWAIAAMLLCWIKPGVLGVWDSPHPFINDAWCMAKIKRLFPHWKIPHSDDVEGHSLKAAVDAAKSFSKEVSELQAISPLCEEIRKVEMPRQLRDLLRLMLVVDPVQRPSASSVLAS
- a CDS encoding extracellular serine-threonine rich protein (COG:S;~EggNog:ENOG410PQKN;~SECRETED:SignalP(1-21)); amino-acid sequence: MRAVVPLYLISVALWPLAALAHPKGLWWGTDECYPSPGKADNDCSQDQQTGFDWSGLAVGSFSAYAGFEFSGFSLKESFGASSSGKCIVGKLSKERSSGLKMSSGKDQKGFSVSRFRLATSKEADVHIVYNMPDGSSCNDVVSCSPGGTDVTNDQCGGSVSVSFRLEEDIEIETCDLGIYEVEFDCSPSQDTDTSSTTVLPSSTKSSSSSTPLILMPPSSPAAATTSAPTPVRMTTSTVYSTKEVTITSCAPTVTNCPANSVTVVTSTIAVSTTVCPVTETSGASPAASTSVSTSAGHHTSNPMVTTSISVPSGSSPVESTSSHSSPVPTSPAVSTAPAASGHGSSAPAVDKTTVVTYVTVTTCPVTSTGSAGGSLTTSVGTTVSTVTLTSTSTICTKCIAPTSVAPISSGPVSAPERTTTVVTYETVTTCPVTNVVTSGGVPITSVTSTVSTMTVTSVSTVTPTAVSSSAHGPTGVAPISSGPVSIPESTTTVVTYETLTTCPVTTVVTSSGKPVTSVTSTISTVTLTSVSTYCPKCTAGPTSVGPITTAPESTTTIVTWETVTTCPVTSVVTSSGKAITSVTSTVSTITMTATSTIPNTVVPTGKSPATSTGASGVSTPAPSAPCPNVVPKCINTWMNLLPECSSNSDISCYCPSDDFTNKVISCIQAWGASQAEVQAALSYFTGICAAYVPQNPGIVTVIPTSITLGAGATGAAPVTGIAVHSITGSVAPTTKPATAAPVASTVVTYSTWTVTVPSVVFTTASGSAKTTVSLVPGGPTGVSASSSRISNPWASSTLATFSGRPTTSPSPSHTLVLSNKASKENNSSGWWWTIAVAALLGIY
- a CDS encoding uncharacterized protein (COG:S;~EggNog:ENOG410PSZE) → MAPTTNSPKRSPQGVAKATHHNSAGRSPRTSNKAVSLGSLNADRKRRAASVSSVSSVSSIGELSDDANDSEDDDADDEEEQPAVRAPSYGRRDRAHKTGVKQKKTKKMKFSDDDGYDGQRSSDDNNDSDESSDDVYAAVDYISDGSDDEEQDVEKLEELLIVESENENPVGGILAPGADVWAGPNVFDDHMILSGASFFDEEQLYTAMEAFGETDMASETAIETPVPRRVHFQEDSDSSSDSDSHTEDEIPSDFLQQDSLDPQLRRMIDNDNENLSRRRRQSEEMYAESDYGHSNIYHVESDAISEGSESSGYETDDGETTDEDLPPPATITHPRSILRRDSSASLAPTGDEKSETTSRRRGPIMGTFVADPHKPVALVDCTGKHLVIIPAYASSRHDWLESATNSACNTAHNSPRATTMHLIDESDTDALASPNHADLSPMLASSANLMMTALGNDLAPGGQVMGPPEAFYPSRDFAIDSSFEDDDEDDPESALNVEDFIDFGDGSSDDEMDKAFDEEALMSPMTARPLQLGTGTPTPNRGADSQQASSAERFLNHLDRGIVTAFRRNHNRYQALLRLPQHREFMPANSPSRPASVFRHARHADQRTPTRKRKASGYNGGEAVRRKLMDAHRHTQLPF